From a region of the Buteo buteo chromosome 7, bButBut1.hap1.1, whole genome shotgun sequence genome:
- the LOC142033414 gene encoding C-C motif chemokine 3-like — protein sequence MAKTAGVVCALLLLLAALCCQSLAQRAPAMPDKCCFKFQTRRIKRDNIVACYPTSPECPHEAVIFRVRSGKEICTQASRAWVRKYQQSFQVSSFSIPS from the exons ATGGCGAAGACAGCCGGGGTGGTCtgcgccctcctcctcctcctcgccgcgCTGTGCTGCCAGAGCCTGGCTCAGA GAGCCCCGGCCATGCCAGACAAGTGCTGCTTCAAATTCCAGACGAGAAGGATCAAGAGAGACAACATCGTCGCCTGCTACCCCACCAGCCCTGAGTGCCCACACGAGGCTGTGAT CTTCAGGGTGAGGAGCGGGAAGGAGATCTGCACCCAGGCAAGCAGGGCCTGGGTGAGGAAGTACCAGCAGAGCTTCCAAGtcagctccttctccatccCCAGCTAG
- the LOC142033416 gene encoding C-C motif chemokine 13-like yields the protein MKVFSLALLTLLLAAIWTGSQGVSFRSPYSMCCYQNMFVQKKIPAFIIRSYQMTPSHCSRKAVRVELRNGRNICVDPEESWLQQYQRKKLISTST from the exons ATGAAGGTCTTCTCCTTGGCCCTGCTtaccctgctgctggcagcaatCTGGACTGGAAGCCAGGGTGTCTCTT TCCGCAGTCCCTACAGCATGTGCTGCTACCAGAACATGTTCGTCCAGAAGAAAATCCCTGCCTTCATCATCAGGAGCTACCAGATGACGCCTTCCCACTGCTCCCGCAAGGCCGTGCG TGTGGAGCTGCGGAATGGGAGGAATATCTGTGTGGACCCGGAGGAGAGCTGGTTGCAGCAGTACCAGCGGAAGAAGTTGATCAGCACTTCCACGTGA
- the LOC142033417 gene encoding C-C motif chemokine 3-like, protein MKVPAAALVALLLAAACSPSEAHLDGVPTTCCFTYHQRPVPRGLVASVYVTSSRCTQPGVVLVTKKKKELCVDPQAPWVQAHLKHFQTLKN, encoded by the exons ATGAAGGTCCCCGCAGCCGCCCTGGTCGCTCTCCTCCTCGCGGCCGCCTGCTCCCCGTCCGAGGCCCATCTCG ACGGCGTCCCCACCACCTGCTGCTTCACCTACCACCAACGCCCCGTCCCGCGCGGCCTCGTCGCCTCCGTCTACGTCACCAGCAGCCGCTGCACCCAGCCGGGAGTGGT CCTGGTCaccaagaagaagaaggagctgTGCGTGGACCCCCAGGCGCCCTGGGTGCAGGCGCACCTGAAGCACTTCCAGACCCTGAAGAACTGA
- the LOC142032493 gene encoding LOW QUALITY PROTEIN: E3 ubiquitin-protein ligase PHF7-like (The sequence of the model RefSeq protein was modified relative to this genomic sequence to represent the inferred CDS: substituted 1 base at 1 genomic stop codon) — protein sequence MPPTWMQQRWNQALAQLLPDVGEEEAVEALFIGPSLDQPAGVVLQEGQGGHVPGAAGGAGLGIGGCRAPGTHQAVLMDAEPVLTAQLPDHLGVTVCPPAQPARCRDAAAPLPPAPVPGCRTGAVSQSTRAGXTPSATSSISVAPLAQTLEDQDGVQAHQQPHAQPSPSLQPLTVMEVRSQSRNTVQPPPAQCPAELQEEQAGPSCEPPLPVKKHQVPKEEACGLCRRAHCDPEVVGQLCCQDGLCVHENCLYHASGLIQRGADEEGFYGFLLPDIWQELERVAQKRCCICRLRGASVTCQRRRCPRSFHFPCGSERGCVSQFFGEFKSFCWKHRPVQRVRVVRQDQTPCLVCQEVVARRPCYDTLVCPTCASAWFHRCCIQGQALRSGLHHFRCPLCQDVDAFQEEMFRLGIKIPDRDAAWEEDGAFADHHVRHSSCDASQCLCPVGREEAEEKGPWRLLLCSSCGSRGTHQLCSAVGEDADSWECGDCSDTGTVPPVEAVADSSPPAPGPSRSAPAPGTLSEVKEAGILEGHPDSQLPSEPMSNERADLP from the exons ATGCCGCCTACCTGGATGCAGCAGCGGTGGAACCAGGCGCTGGCGCAG ctcctgccagaTGTCGGGGAGGAGGAAGCCGTAGAAGCCCTCTTCATCGGCCCCTCGCTGGATCAGCCCGCTGGCGTGGTACTGCAAGAAGGGCAAGGAGGGCACGTGCCGGGGGCCGCTGGCGGTGCGGGGCTGGGGATCGGGGGGTGTCGAGCGCCGGGGACTCATCAGGCAGTTCTCATGGACGCAGAGCCCGTCCTGACAGCACAGCTGCCCGACCACCTCGGGGTCACAGTGTGCCCGCCGGCACAGCCCGCACGCTGCCGGGACGCGGCCGCACCGTTACCCCCAGCACCAGTGCCAGGGTGCCG CACCGGTGCTGTGTCACAAAGCACCCGGGCTGGATAAACACCCTCGGCAACCTCCTCCATCTCAGTGGCACCTTTGGCACAGACactggaggatcaggatggtGTTCAAGCTCACCAACAACCCCACGCCCAGCCATCTCCTTCGCTGCAGCCACTCACAGTGATGGAGGTGAGGTCCCAGTCCCGCAACACGGTGCAGCCCCCCCCTGCCCAGTGTCCcgcagagctgcaggaggagcaggcaggaccCTCCTGTGAGCCTCCCCTGCCTGTGAAGAAGCATCAGGTCCCCAAGGAGGAAG CGTGCGGGCTGTGCCGGCGGGCACACTGTGACCCCGAGGTGGTCGGGCAGCTGTGCTGTCAGGACGGGCTCTGCGTCCATGAGAACTGCCTG TACCACGCCAGCGGGCTGATCCAGCGAGGGGCCGATGAAGAGGGCTTCTACGGCTTCCTCCTCCCCGACAtctggcaggagctggagcgGGTGGCACAGAAG AGGTGCTGCATCTGCCGGCTGCGGGGTGCCTCGGTCACCTGCCAGCGCCGGCGCTGCCCCCGGAGCTTCCACTTCCCCTGCGGCAGCGAGCGGGGCTGCGTCTCCCAGTTCTTCGGGGAGTTCAA GTCCTTCTGCTGGAAGCACCGGCCGGTGCAGCGGGTGCGGGTGGTGCGGCAGGATCAGACCCCCTGCCTCGTCTGCCAGGAGGTGGTGGCACGGCGGCCCTGCTACGACACCCTGGTCTGTCCCACCTGCGCCAGCGCCTGGTTCCACCGCTGCTGCATCCAG GGCCAGGCGCTGCGCTCTGGCCTCCACCATTTCCGCTGCCCACTCTGCCAGGACGTGGACGCCTTCCAGGAGGAGATGTTTCGCTTGGGCATCAAAATCCCCGACAG GGATGCTGCCTGGGAGGAGGACGGGGCGTTCGCTGACCATCACGTGCGGCACAGCTCCTGCGATGCCAGCCAGTGCCTGTGCCCAGTGGGAcgggaggaggcggaggagaAGGG GCCCTGGAGacttctgctctgcagctcctgtggctcCCGCGGGACCCACCAGCTCTGCTCCGCCGTGGGGGAAGACGCTGACTCCTGGGAGTGCGGTGACTGCAGCGACACCGGCACCG TGCCCCCCGTTGAAGCCGTCGCAGACTCCAGCCCCCCGGCTCCGGGACCCTCGCGCAGTGCCCCGGCTCCTGGCACTTTGTCTGAGGTAAAAGAGGCCGGGATCCTCGAAGGACACCCCGACAGCCAACTGCCCTCTGAGCCCATGTCCAACGAACGTGCCGATCTTCCATAA